The sequence GAGCAATTAATGACGCTTCGCGGGCTCCAAAGCGATAGTAACAGTTATGGGGCATGCAAAACAGTACTCCCACATGTGTAAACCAAAGAAATGAATGGTCTTGactcttaaaaatcaaaaccccactttttctcctcggataagagggaaaaactagaattttgaggggctattatagGGATAAAggcccaaaattatatattaggccttgggccttggccGAGGACTTTGGTTGGTCCAAGGATGAATAAATAGTAGTAAGAGTGTTAAGCTTAAAGTCCCATGAGTATGTTGTAAATGGAAAGGTTGAGggaggtggtccgaggaggagtatCTCCTTGGATAAACGAAGCACAGACCAAATGTATATCCTATCGTTCAAAGTGACCTTTCAGGAAATTTCACTGATAGGGACGTGAATTATGAACGTATAGGAGGGATAGAAGCttagaaatatctaagagaaagctgctaccatcgcattgaatgctctgtagctaGCCCTCTGGTCgtattaatgaggaagtgatctctgaacaatgtttttcagccttacaactaccCCCAAAGACTTCAAAAATGTGCTGATAAGATAAAGATCAACATGAGCAATCTACTGTCCACGTGTAAGGTGAAGATAAGAAAACGGAGATGGTATAAATTAGTGAAAGGACCCTGAAAGAGGGGATCgagaaattaagagagaaacactgtagcCATCAACAACTaactttgtaatcaaacttgtgaGAAATACGTAAGAACTGATCACCTCGAATTGTGCCGAGaacgattttctttagtttaaatcAATCTAACTACCtgttcttgtcatttgaatccaCTTTATTTGTTGTCCAATTCATTTTAGCCCAGTTTTCCatcccagttttccaacccactctttataaattcattgttttgggctttttggacctAAGTCCATCCATCTTTTGGACTAGGGACTCAAATTTGGTCCTTATAGTATCAATTCTTATTCCTTGTGTAAGCCTTACCACATGCTCTACCATTTGAGCTACATCCccatttgatataaaaaaatatatatattttttgtccattttaattaaaattaatttctatttaaatGTTTGTAAAGTTTGagaataataacaataataaactttttcatcttctttttaaAGGAATTAACtgtaaatataatttaaacggtataaattttagttatttttattgcaATCcataattaatctaaaatttgcATGCTAAAATTCATTTGTTCCGGAAATttgttagtaatttttttttcatctactcactttctttttaaattattttgaaatgttttagtttaagaaaaaaaattaatggagatgcaaattattaatcaatCCTCACATTGATGCTAAAAGTCATTTGTTCCTGTAATCAAATAGTAATATTTTTctccttataaaataaattaatagagATGCAAAGTATCGATCCTCGTTCCTTGTGTAAGCTTTACCACATGCTCTACCATTTAAGCTACATCCccttttgatataaaaatatattttttgtccattttaattaaacttaatttctatttaatttttttttaagtttaataataataacaataatcaactttttcattttcttttgaaaggtGTTCGCGAAAAATAATCTGCAAGCGCACAGAATCGTAACAAGTagtaaagtgtttttagaaaacgAATGTCAAACCCACAAAgattaactatgttattgaataccaaaattcactaaattaattactatttggaaaatcGAAAATAAATGGAATATTCTACTAtctgaattaaattaaactatttaataaaaataaatctacgaATACAAAACGTAAAAATCTAAAAGcgtaaaaaaaatatgataagaaTGGATCTAGAGCGGTTGATTTCACCTAACAAATCCCACACAATTTATTctttctaattattaaattctaataatctcccgttgatgattaaaaattccttaagtattcaatatcttctctcgaataatatcaaaaatatcttcaactaacaattccatatctctatgcgaatttaattaattggagaCTCATTCgtactttgaattttctaaaacaTCACACTAATCGCGGTAAAGCAACTCTGCTTTCGCTCAACTAATGGTGTTTAATTAtagaactaaaataacaaatcaccTCTCAGTCTCATTGTCATTCAATTGATCAATCAATAATTCGTCAAAAGAAATATTAAGcattaagaataagaattaaacactcaatcatggaaatattaaaaataaaataactcagaATATAAATTGTGTGTTCATTGCTAGACTATATCAAcgctctagaaaataaaatttagttcataataaaattgaaaagaaaacaaataaaacttatgtCTTTCATCTAAATTGGTTGATCAACATGAAGCTCTCGCCTTTGTCCTCAGATCCTCCTCTTCAGAAagactcccaaaaaaaatacttcaaTGTGGCACCTGCAGCCCTAGCACTGGCCTctctgaattttgccctaaagagcctttaaataggttaaagaatcctattacaagttgaattcccatttggagaaaatcccagatttttaggcttcatttaaccgactattttggcccatttaacttcaaaattcgggcttttggtaaactaaaaagttgtagccctttaaattaactttccagcccaacttgaattaTCTCGATTGGATatctgagccgaaagttatgccaaaaatactaactgatatGCAGATTGGAATCTTAATCGGAATTGGACTtagatttggtgcaaatttcctttgattccttgctccagttggacttaaatttaattgggttggtcttctcttgaattcatgcctggctggatgtaagttgACTTGATTTAATTAACCTAGCCCCACTTTGTATGTAAAGCCCTTGTAGATTAATCTGAAATCTTCTCATTCCTTCAAAGcacaaatgaatagataaataaaaatcaaaatcaaaatcaaatcaaatcaaaagaaataaagaaaaactaacaattttaataaataagaggataataaaaatcatgtaaaaattacacttaTCAAAAGGATGTAATAGTAAATATAATTTACATGgtataaattttagttattttttattgcaatccATAATTAATCTAACATTTGCATGCTAAAATTCATTTGTTCCGGTAAtcaattagtaattttttttcatctactTACTTTCTtgctaaataattttaaaatgagatatttaaaaaaataaataaagttaatgGAGATGCAAAGTATCAATCATTCCTTGTTCCTTGTGTAAGTTATACCTCATACATTACCATTTGAGTTACATGCccttttaatataataatataaattttgtccattttaATTAGAACATGTTTactatttaaattttgcaaAGGTTAGTaacagtaataataataattttttttcttcctcttatgAGATAATGTAAtagtaaatataatttaaatggtataaattttagttttttttactgCAATCCTTAATTAATCTAACATATGcctattaaaatttatttgtttcgTAATCAAATAGTAATATCTTTCTCCTTTACTCCCCTTTCTtgctaaataattttaaaatgtgataatttatgaaaataaaataaaattaatggaAGTGCAAGGTATCGGTCATCATTCCTTGTGTAAGTTTCATCACATGCTCTACCATTTGAGCTTCAACCccttttgatataaaaatatattttttgtccattttaatttgaacttaacttctaatatatatgtgtgtgtgagggAGATGGATTTTGATATCCATTAACCACGATTGATGTTACATCTAATTGGTTTCGAAAATGGACCACCTACTCCGATCATCAGCTTGGTTCCATTCAATATTCCTAGGCAGCAACTCGAGCTGGTCGAAACCATTTAGGATTGTCAGTTAGGTGCGGTTGATGAAGACCCTTAAtcaatactatttatttttacaaaatcctTAATTACTCTAACATATgccaattaaaattcatttgttTAGGTAATCACGTAGTAATATCTTTTTTACCCTACTCACTTTTGTACTAATTAAAATGTACTATTTTAAGATGAAAATAAAACCCATTCACTTTCTTGCTAAATTAAATGTGCtattataacataaaaaaaaataataataataataataatggaggGAAAACTCTACCTTCCAATCTGGGCTCGGTTAATAAATCTTCCTATTGAATTTTTCCACCCTGATATTTTGAGAGCCATAGGTTTCAAACTGGATAAAATGCTTAGGATAGATACAATTACGACTATGATAGCTCGGGGGAGTTTGCTAGAATATGTCCAGGTAGATTTAGCAAAACCTCCTATACAATTAAATTTCATGATTCTCAACTTGTGACAGGTTAATTGAATGAGGTTGCAATGAATTTATAGGCATTTTCCAGAAACAGCTGCAAGTCATGGCATTGTGTTTACCAAAAGAATATAGCTGCAAGTCATGAAATTTGATTAAGAAACTAAAGAGAAGGAGCTTTAAAGCTGTTTTTCCGTAAGCCTTGCCTGAGCTATGAAATTTATCAAGTTTGGCTGCCGTAATCCTCAATGGTCAAATCAAATCCGAAAGGCTATAAATTCAAATAATGATTGAGATTTGTAAGAAAGTAAAGAATTCAATCCTAATATAGCTATGAAGTAGATGGGAGAGCTAATTTTCTTTGTCTAAAGAGGATGATGCCAGATTGCCAGTTGTTGATTAAGTTCACAGGCAGATTGGTTTCATGCGCTTAGTTATAGCATTTGCAGCGAAGTTGTTTAGCTGCTTATCTTGAATTTGCTCAGTAAAATTTAGCTGtacagttatatatatatatatatatagagagagagagagagagagagagagagagagagagcaaaaaatAGAGTGTTaatatatatggtttttttttttaaattaaaattaaaattaaatagttaGGATAAAAGGGACCTGTCCGTTAGTTCATAGTTGTACAatttgttcctaaaaaaaaattttgaaaaaataaaggtGTAAAGTGTTATAGTCTTACAGATATGGTACACAGGTTATCAACCATTAAAACAATAATTGGTTGAAGTTCTAAGCCATTGGCCAGCCAAAGATTAAATTgtaccatttattttttaatttaaaaaacatatatctgtataaagtataaacattTGATAAGATGAGCATTGAGCAATGTTACATAATACAAACAATTTCCCagcatttagcatttttcaccAAAGAGTTGGTAAGCTTTTATTAGTTCTTATCTAGACCCACCGCAGACATGACTTTTTTATCTACCTTCACATCAGCTGAGTGAGAAATTTTGTGTGCATATAGACTTCTAATTGATAAGATCGTTTCTCCTTTAAAAAAGAACATATTTTTGCAGATGCCACCAGCATAACGTCGGCAAGAAGGTTACTGAAACACACTCGGTGAGCTCTAAGAAATTGAGctatttattactattatttttttgataagtagaaaTTGAGCTCTGATATGTACACTAGTATAATATGTAGTGACTTGGACATCATGCAGAAAGCTTTAAAATCTAAAGCAGACTCTTTCACCTGCAGATATGGATGAATAGTAGTATATAAAATGCAAACAATAACCAAAAGTTGAAGACTTCTGCAAGTAATGGTAACTAACTGATTCATCATTATATTTAGAATTGTCTTGCTTCCAACTACaaactttctttttattgtgAGTGAGTTTTGACCCCAAGGGTAAGTAGAAAGTGAGACTCAAACCAGTGAATTCCGCTTTGTGGCTATGTGAGGCATGGTCCCTAGCCGATTATAACTACAAACTATAAAGGGCAGCTGGATGCTTCCCATTCCAATGAAATGATACACTCTGTGGTCACATTTCAACATATTCACTTTCTTCCCTAATCAACTAAGCTTACTATTTAATAACATCAATCAATTTAGACTTCTAGACACTCTCCCCTCTCTTCCTTGAAAGGAGAAATTAAAATgactataataatttttctaggAGTATTTTGCACACACATTCTATGTGCATGAAGAATCTCCactaagttaataaaaaaaattttacttactaaaaaaaattaaaatgaatggGGAAGAAAGGCACCACCACTCCAGGCTCTTCAGTGGTTGATCTTAGCATGCCAGTAAAACAAACACTCTCAGAGAGATGacaaaaaaagttgtcaaatcAAGAGGAGTCACCATTTCTTCTGTCATTCCGGCATTCCGCATATTCAGTTTTGTATTAAAGAACCTATGCTAACGTTCTTAACAACAGAACACGCGTAATAACTGTTTTGAAAGGACACAATAGACAGAAACTTCAAATCCCCCCAGCCTTATTCTAATTTTACATACCTAGAAATGCTTGATGAGAAGACCCTCTAATCAAAGTCCTAAAGTCCACAATCCCCTATGCAGACCTACTGATAATAATGTCTGCATCTACTGATGTCCAATTGCTTGAGTTTTAAAATGTCATGTGGAGTAACTAATTGAGGTAAAACTTTATCCCATTGGTGCTACATGTGATCTCAATTACCTTGGCTCACTCTTGAATTCAAATGTTAACTGTTTGAAGGCAATAAACTTAAGATGCACAATGTAGTCTTAGGAAAGTAAACACAAGCTgaacttatccaaaaaagaaaatgtaaacaCAAGCTGTACAGAGTTTGGCAGATTCTCATCATATAGGTCTGAATTACCAATATATTGGAAATGAATTGATATCAGCTATATGTGTTTGCAATTTTGCATCTAAGaccatacatatacatatacatatacttGACAACTCACCCAAtaacctccttttcttttttttatcatttaattctAACTATTGGATAttctgtatttatttatttttggatacaTCAATAgttgggggtggggggatttgaaccatggatgtctccattggaaacactaggaggtgccaaccagttgagctacaaggctcttgatgGCATATTCTCTATTAAACCATAACACAGCGAGGCAGTAATAAGTGCTACAAGTGTTCTGTTCAAAATTTATTCATCCAAATCCACACGTTCACAAATCCTTGAATAGGATTTCAAATTCTACAAATTTGTATTTGCAACTAACATTACTTGCCTCTCTCAAACTTCATAAGACAAGATCTAAGTGCAAAACAGGCAAAATCACTTCAAACCAGTTCCAAGATAGAATCTAATTATCTAAAGTCTAAACTAATAGATGTGAAAACAGATGCTTCAGGCTGAGACAGTGTAAAGTCTGCCACATGTACCACCAATGTAGATAAACCGCCTATTTTTTGATTATTAAACAACATACATCAAAAACAATTCAGCCTAAGCCCATTTACACATGTTGGCTAGTCCTGAAGACTTCTAtagaaagtaaaaatatttCAGAGTAACATGGTCAAATCCCTATGCACAGAAGCATTTGCTCAGATTGTTCTATGTTTTCAAGGTTGATTAACATAATAAATCTAAGACTTAAATACACCGTGTTTAGAACATCCATTTGGCCCCTTAAATTTAAAGTGATCACTTTTAGTCCCTTAGATTACATGGctaaacaaaaaagtgacacATCACTCCATAGGGGCTAAAAAAGATCACTTGAAGTTTGTTAGGAACTAAAATCAGTCATTTTTAAGCGTTTTAGGGACTAGAAGTGCATTTTAAACTTCAAGGACTAAAATTGCTCATGGACTCAAGTTTAGATGGAAAGTATACAACTTCTTCCCATCTAAACTTGAACCCGACTTACTCAATTTTCACCACCCAATTGAAACAaagtagaaaattcaaagaattacaATTCCTTTTCCCCTCCTAAGCTTTATTGACAACTACACCAGCAGTATAatttccttatttcttcttATTGCACATTCTTCAATCTTCATCTCAATTCCCATATGCATATATTTAATTCGAATAATCACTTCCGATTCCAAGTatgctttctaattttttgacaattaaATAGTTACAACAAAGGGAAAGCAAAATGGCATTAAGCTACAAGTCTCTTGGCAAAGTCTATTCTCTAATCTAAGAACATCACTTATCATCAAAATTCAATACAAAAATGACAATGCACCAAAATACAAATGCCATTTCTGATTTTGACATGCATAGTAAATTaccaaatcaaaccaaaaaaaaaaaaaaaagaaactgagAAATCACAGTACCTCCCAGAATTCAGAAAACAAAGGACTTCAAGTACTCTGGGTCCCTTTTAGCTCTCTCCTGAAACTTCTTAAACCACCGATCCAAAATATCCATAGGCACCACCAGCTTACTCCCATCCACACCACAAAACGACTGCATGAAGTTAAACAAATTCTCCCCAACCTTCATCGCCAACCGCTCCACCTTCTTCTCCGCCGCCACGTCCAGCGACGGCAGCGTCGCCAAGTCCTCCACCGACACCCCAATCTTCGCCGACAGCGGCGCCGCATCGGCCGCCGTCAGCTGCAGCTGCCCATCTCCGGTAGGTTCCGGCCACGCCAGGGAGAGCACCGCGGAGGGGCGAGCGAGAGTGACCGCGCCGCAGAACTGGAAGGCGGAGCCGGGGGCTTGGATGTAGACGGCGAGGGCCTTGTCCGGCGGGAGAGTGAAGGAGTTGAGGAGGAATATGCAGAGCTCGCGGACTTGGTCGTAGGCTTCGCCCACGAAGGTGTTCATGTCGAGGACCCAGTGGAAGGTGTCGATTTGAGAGAAGCTGGAGATGTCCATTGGGAAACTACGGTTTGGGAACACAACGCCGAACATTTTtggatgatgaagaagaagaaggagagaacTCGATCGATCATATGCAAAGTGTCAGCTCA is a genomic window of Quercus lobata isolate SW786 chromosome 2, ValleyOak3.0 Primary Assembly, whole genome shotgun sequence containing:
- the LOC115978116 gene encoding protein OPI10 homolog — translated: MFGVVFPNRSFPMDISSFSQIDTFHWVLDMNTFVGEAYDQVRELCIFLLNSFTLPPDKALAVYIQAPGSAFQFCGAVTLARPSAVLSLAWPEPTGDGQLQLTAADAAPLSAKIGVSVEDLATLPSLDVAAEKKVERLAMKVGENLFNFMQSFCGVDGSKLVVPMDILDRWFKKFQERAKRDPEYLKSFVF